One region of Drosophila subobscura isolate 14011-0131.10 chromosome J, UCBerk_Dsub_1.0, whole genome shotgun sequence genomic DNA includes:
- the LOC117895161 gene encoding ataxin-2 homolog, with protein sequence MELPKNTCNSAFAPILLLLLLLLPSLNSAQLQPHHSYYHHHHHPRSQLYYEAPRLRRYEYAPSSYITGYPLATAASAPALAGHYQQQPPNFQLINYRPSYQPLALEYQQQQPPLPVPAPVLPSIYPQPSVQYQQRSIAPHMELAKYRYEGNYLPIQRVVGPVPPLQQQQQQQQQQLRRVEEPLQQLYNVPPALFTSDVLHVIPPRIARLQEQHQQPQQQQPQTERPRRNAQVDLQADAETAETRSQQREAAETKYFHDIFMRFDGPHSRSHGHVLKQPKAEERRFEMQRGTNRYKGEVIWTDRQGSHGEHRWDMAQGKL encoded by the exons ATGGAGCTGCCCAAAAACACTTGCAATTCTGCCTTTGCGCCaatcctgctgctcctgctgctgctcctgcccagCCTTAACTCCgctcagctgcagccacatCATTCGTactatcatcatcatcatcaccccAGATCTCAGCTGTACTACGAGGCGCCACGCCTAAGGCGTTACGAGTATGCCCCCAGCTCCTACATCACGGGCTATCCATTGGCCACCGCTGCCtccgctcccgctctcgctgggcactaccagcagcagccaccgaaCTTCCAGCTGATCAACTATCGTCCCAGCTATCAGCCTCTGGCCCTggagtaccagcagcagcagccgcccctGCCAGTTCCTGCACCGGTGCTGCCCTCCATCTATCCACAGCCGAGCGTCCAGTACCAGCAGCGATCCATTGCCCCGCACATGGAGCTGGCCAAGTATCGTTACGAGGGGAATTATCTGCCAATCCAAAGGGTCGTAGGACCAGTTCCGCctctccagcaacagcagcaacaacaacagcagcaactgcgtCGCGTGGAggagccactgcagcagctttACAACGTGCCACCGGCTCTGTTTACCAGCGATGTGCTGCACGTGATTCCGCCAAGGATAGCCAGGCTGCAggagcaacatcagcagccgcagcaacagcagccgcaaacGGAACGTCCCAGACGCAATGCGCAGGTTGACTTACAGGCGGATGCAGAGACTGCAGAGACCAGAAGTCAGCAAAGGGAGGCTGCA GAAACCAAATATTTTCA TGATATTTTTATGCGTTTCGATGGACCCCATTCGCGCTCCCACGGACATGTCCTGAAGCAGCCCAAGGCCGAGGAGCGACGCTTTGAGATGCAGCGTGGCACCAATCGCTACAAGGGGGAG GTAATTTGGACAGATCGTCAGGGCAGTCATGGCGAGCATCGCTGGGACATGGCTCAGGGAAAACTCTGA
- the LOC117895160 gene encoding cuticle protein 19.8 produces the protein MQMQMQLFLVVATAALCVAITQAQQQGGVDPAYLRQYYQQLQQQQQSSSQGAETPIYEQNSEQTQQYVNAGQQIRIKDTVAEQIRAQQQQPQGYVAPAIRDYQPQQPQSVYRQQVQQAAPAPPPRRVQQPAYQAPSLLGKGQQKLSLQQRQQQQQEEEEYDDQNSSYQFGFDVKDDEFTNYQNRKEVRDGSVIKGSYSVVDSDGFIRTVKYTADPKEGFKAEVIREPTDIVVKIPTQPPATQLLRASGHKGQQEYSPSHSHSPGKQQYQQHQQQPQYHQYQ, from the exons atgcaaatgcaaatgcaactttTCCTTGTGGTGGCCACGGCCGCATTGTGCGTCGCCATTacgcaggcgcagcagcagggaggcgTGGATCCCGCCTACTTGCGGCAGTActaccagcagctgcaacagcagcagcaatcgtcGTCGCAGGGCGCCGAGACGCCCATCTACGAGCAAAACTCCGAGCAGACGCAACAGTATGTGAATGCGGGACAGCAGATTCGCATCAAGGACACGGTGGCCGAACAGATACgcgctcagcagcagcagccgcagggaTATGTGGCACCAGCCATCAGGGACTATCAGCCGCAG cagccacagtccgTGTACCGccagcaggtgcagcaggCGGCTCCGGCACCACCGCCACGCCGTGTCCAGCAGCCCGCCTACCAGGCACCCTCGCTCCTGGGCAAAGGACAGCAAAAGCTCTCgctccagcagcgccagcagcagcagcaggaggaggaggagtacgaTGAT CAAAACTCCTCGTACCAGTTCGGCTTCGATGTGAAAGACGATGAATTCACCAACTATCAGAACCGCAAGGAGGTGCGCGATGGTTCCGTGATCAAGGGCAGCTACTCGGTGGTCGACAGCGATGGCTTCATTCGCACCGTCAAGTACACGGCGGATCCCAAGGAGGGCTTCAAGGCCGAGGTCATACGCGAGCCCACCGACATTGTGGTGAAGATCCCCACACAGCcgcctgccacacagctgctCCGTGCCAGCGGCCACAAGGGCCAGCAGGAgtacagccccagccacagccacagccccggcaagcagcagtaccagcagcatcagcagcagccacaatatCACCAGTACCAgtag